ACTCGGGACAATTTTCTGTATTTTTAACCGCAAGCAATGTTGCCTGACTCATAAATAGTTTCTTAATTCTTAGGGCATCCCTTTAGTGCAGATTTAGTGCAGGTAACCCTCGTTAACTTCAAACAGCAGTTCTTCCATCTGTTCATAGGCGTGCTCATGGCCGGGTACATTAAACAAAACCATCAGCACTACCCATTTCAAGTCTTCAAGATCGAACTGATCCGCATCCAGCGCCATCACACGATCAATGACCATTTCTCTTGTTTCTGGAGTTAACACCTGTATTTGTTCAAGAAAAAGCAGAAACCCTCGGCAAGCACAATCAAGGCGCATGGCCTCATCATCCGTATAAATGCGCATGACATGGGGGTCTGCGCATGAAATATACGGCATAGCGTCAGCCTCTTGCATCATAGCAAGTTTTTCTAACCAACCGAGGGCGCTATATATATCTTCCCGCTCAAACCCCGCACGCGTTAAATCATCGGTTAACTTATCTTGATCAACCTGCATCCCAGATGCTGTGTGTATATAGGTTTCAAACAGGTACATTAATACGTCGAACATGGCTAGCCCTCTTCAGTCGGACATAGCCGCCGGACACAGCTTTAATCCATCCTGCTAACTCCAGATCGAGCAAAGCCACCGCGATCTCTGGCACAGGTTGGCCGACACGTTCGGCGACGACGTCAACAGATGTCACCTCATATTCTACGTTAGCCAACACCTCGGCAAATGGCAATTCCGCAACGTCTTGCTCAGGATAAATAATTTCTGGGCTAGGGCTTGGTAACCAATGCAGGCCACCAATTTGTTCAATAATATCCTTAGGATGCGCCACTAAATAAGCACCCTGCTGAATCAGCCAATTGGAACCTGCGCTTTGCAGGTTATCAATAGAACCAGGGATAGCAAATACATCCTTTCCCTGCTCGAGGGCACAACGAGCAGTTATCAGCGTGCCACTTTTCTCTGCGGCCTCAACAATCAGCACTCCCTCACTCAACCCACTAATAATACGGTTCCGACGCGGGAAATACTCCGCTCTGGCTTTGGTGCTGGGAGGAAATTCAGAAACAATTGCACCGTGGTTTGCCACAATGCGTGACGCAAGATGTTCGTGACAGGCAGGATAAAGCCGCGCTATTCCACAACCCAGTACAGCAATGGTTGTTCCCTGAGTTTCCAGGCATGCGCGATGCGCAATGCCATCAATACCTAATGCAAGACCGCTGGTTATTACTAGCCCCGCAGCTGAAAGCTCACTGGAAAAATAGGTCGCGCATGTTTCGCCATAGTCGCTATAACGCCGACTACCTACGATAGCAATTTGGGTCTGAGAGAGACACTCTGCGTTTCCCTTCACAAATAAAACCGGCGGTGGGCTCGCAATATTTTTCAGTTTTTCTGGATACCGAAGATCATCACAGCTAATGAGCTCGTTTTCCTGCTGGCTAAGCCAGTTCAGGTCGGCCTCAATATGTTCAGCTGCTAGAAATTTCTGCGCTTGGTTCTCAGTCAACCCCAGTTTTCGCAGCAAGAGAACGTTTGGTTTGCCTTCAGAACAATGCTGCACAATAGCAAAACACTGCGGCAAAGAAACTTTTTGCAGTCGACTCAGCCGGAGCCATATTTCCTGAACATCCATGTTTGCCCCTTGTGCAGCCTGCACCTATGTGTTCAATAGGTGAACAATACTGTCAATCAGGGCCGGAAATGTCTAGAATAGTGAGTGACAATCATTCCACTACTCAGAGACAGATCGAATAATTTATGGCGGTATTGCAGGTATTACATTTCCCCGATGAGCGGCTCCGCACAGTGGCGCAGCCGGTAAAAGAAGTCACACCAGAAATTCAGCGTATCGTTGATGACATGTTTGACACCATGTACGCAGAAGAAGGTATTGGTCTGGCTGCCACCCAGGTAGACGTTCACCAGCGTATTATCGTCATTGATGTGTCTGAAAACCACGATCAGCGCTTAGTTCTGATCAATCCAGAATTACTCTCCAGCGAAGGTGAAACGGGTATTGAAGAGGGTTGCCTCTCTGTTCCTGAGCATCGTGCATTAGTTCCACGCGCTGAGCGAGTCAAAATTCGTGCTCTCGATCGTGAAGGTAAACCTTTCGAGCTTGAAGCAGACGATCTGCTCGCTATCTGTATTCAGCATGAAATGGATCATTTGATCGGAAAATTATTTGTCGATTACCTCTCGCCTCTGAAGCGTCAGCGTATCCGTCAGAAACTGGAGAAGCTGTATAAACAGCAAACCAGAGGCTAATTAGTCCATCATTAGCAGGAAACAACATTGTCTGATTCTTTGCGTATTATTTTTGCGGGAACTCCCGATTTTGCAGCGCGTCATCTTGACGCGCTTTTGTCTTCCCAGCATCAAATCGTTGGTGTATTTACTCAGCCCGATCGCCCTGCTGGACGCGGCAATAAACTCACACCAAGCCCAGTCAAGGTATTAGCACAACAGCATGATCTGC
This is a stretch of genomic DNA from Hafnia alvei. It encodes these proteins:
- a CDS encoding DUF494 family protein; translated protein: MFDVLMYLFETYIHTASGMQVDQDKLTDDLTRAGFEREDIYSALGWLEKLAMMQEADAMPYISCADPHVMRIYTDDEAMRLDCACRGFLLFLEQIQVLTPETREMVIDRVMALDADQFDLEDLKWVVLMVLFNVPGHEHAYEQMEELLFEVNEGYLH
- the dprA gene encoding DNA-protecting protein DprA → MDVQEIWLRLSRLQKVSLPQCFAIVQHCSEGKPNVLLLRKLGLTENQAQKFLAAEHIEADLNWLSQQENELISCDDLRYPEKLKNIASPPPVLFVKGNAECLSQTQIAIVGSRRYSDYGETCATYFSSELSAAGLVITSGLALGIDGIAHRACLETQGTTIAVLGCGIARLYPACHEHLASRIVANHGAIVSEFPPSTKARAEYFPRRNRIISGLSEGVLIVEAAEKSGTLITARCALEQGKDVFAIPGSIDNLQSAGSNWLIQQGAYLVAHPKDIIEQIGGLHWLPSPSPEIIYPEQDVAELPFAEVLANVEYEVTSVDVVAERVGQPVPEIAVALLDLELAGWIKAVSGGYVRLKRASHVRRINVPV
- the def gene encoding peptide deformylase, translating into MAVLQVLHFPDERLRTVAQPVKEVTPEIQRIVDDMFDTMYAEEGIGLAATQVDVHQRIIVIDVSENHDQRLVLINPELLSSEGETGIEEGCLSVPEHRALVPRAERVKIRALDREGKPFELEADDLLAICIQHEMDHLIGKLFVDYLSPLKRQRIRQKLEKLYKQQTRG